From a single Apostichopus japonicus isolate 1M-3 chromosome 12, ASM3797524v1, whole genome shotgun sequence genomic region:
- the LOC139976864 gene encoding uncharacterized protein isoform X3 produces METFCAFMIVCFFAKSSAYQQSDSEAGRTTASTLVKEGLSAEIFCMVEGTGYYFWSKGESFHNSTLVASFTGGNGNKDNEPYVVTVHGTLFIRKVTLKDEGKYFCRFTSVENECHGKINVIVQASLSNFFLAIDRCDRESSCLLYLNPSQSISLTCTAHNAPPLMTLKWFNGSKEITEGIEQNEILPQNGNSREITSTVAAVYGHPASLTCQAVDPKRSNDDVRFAHAQVEMAVPFIETLPSWIIVAVTLAGGFIVFGIFLLIKAKIKGKQRKKYKKLYVHVPIIMLTHFQLIKILPLVCFMIIFISGV; encoded by the exons ATGGAAACTTTCTGTGCATTTATGATTGTGTGCTTCTTTGCAAAATCCTCAG CCTACCAACAATCAGACAGTGAAGCAGGCAGAACCACAGCTTCAACTTTAGTCAAGGAAGGACTGTCGGCAGAGATATTTTGCATGGTAGAAGGAACTGGTTATTACTTCTGGAGCAAAGGAGAATCTTTTCATAATAGCACACTAGTGGCTTCGTTTACCGGTGGCAATGGCAATAAAGACAATGAACCGTATGTTGTAACAGTACATGGGACACTTTTCATTAGAAAAGTTACTCTCAAAGATGAAGGAAAATACTTTTGCCGGTTCACCTCAGTAGAAAACGAATGTCatggaaaaataaatgttattgTGCAAG CTTCTCTCAGTAACTTTTTCCTTGCTATCGATCGCTGTGATAGAGAAAGCAGCTGTTTATTGTACCTCAACCCATCCCAGTCTATTTCTTTGACATGCACGGCACATAATGCTCCTCCTTTAATGACATTAAAGTGGTTTAACGGATCCAAGGAGATCACAGAAGGtattgaacaaaatgaaatattacctCAAAATGGCAATTCAAGAGAAATCACCAGTACAGTAGCCGCTGTCTATGGACATCCTGCATCCTTAACTTGTCAAGCAGTAGATCCGAAGAGAAGCAACGATGATGTAAGGTTTGCCCACGCTCAAGTTGAAATGGCAG TGCCTTTCATTGAAACATTGCCGAGTTGGATAATCGTAGCAGTAACTTTAGCAGGAGGCTTTATCGTCTTTGGGATATTTTTACTAATCAAAG CAAAGATTAAAGGAAAACAGCGGAAGAAATATAAGAAGCTGTATGTACACGTTCCAATAATTATGTTAACCCATTtccaattaataaaaatattacctTTGGTCTGCTTTATGATCATATTTATATCAGGAGTATGA
- the LOC139976864 gene encoding uncharacterized protein isoform X1: protein MNFAQTICFKYLSLLNFEQNAINTYTTYSNRSFWSHSAANFHFVEGKLWSFTFSRFVYQERQRDFACVLQSIDLLSYIKLQILTVYWKMETFCAFMIVCFFAKSSAYQQSDSEAGRTTASTLVKEGLSAEIFCMVEGTGYYFWSKGESFHNSTLVASFTGGNGNKDNEPYVVTVHGTLFIRKVTLKDEGKYFCRFTSVENECHGKINVIVQASLSNFFLAIDRCDRESSCLLYLNPSQSISLTCTAHNAPPLMTLKWFNGSKEITEGIEQNEILPQNGNSREITSTVAAVYGHPASLTCQAVDPKRSNDDVRFAHAQVEMAVPFIETLPSWIIVAVTLAGGFIVFGIFLLIKAKIKGKQRKKYKKLYVHVPIIMLTHFQLIKILPLVCFMIIFISGV, encoded by the exons atgaATTTTGCTCAGACGATTTGCTTTAAGTACCTTTCATTATTGAACTTTGAACAAAATGCAATCAATACTTACACAACGTACAGCAACCGTTCATTTTGGAGTCATTCAGCTGCTAATTTCCATTTTGTTGAAGGCAAACTTTGGTCGTTTACGTTTAGTAGATTTGTATATCAGGAACGCCAACGAG atttcgCCTGCGTCCTACAGAGTATCGACTTACTGTCTTACATAAAGCTGCAAATTTTGACAGTATATTGGAAAATGGAAACTTTCTGTGCATTTATGATTGTGTGCTTCTTTGCAAAATCCTCAG CCTACCAACAATCAGACAGTGAAGCAGGCAGAACCACAGCTTCAACTTTAGTCAAGGAAGGACTGTCGGCAGAGATATTTTGCATGGTAGAAGGAACTGGTTATTACTTCTGGAGCAAAGGAGAATCTTTTCATAATAGCACACTAGTGGCTTCGTTTACCGGTGGCAATGGCAATAAAGACAATGAACCGTATGTTGTAACAGTACATGGGACACTTTTCATTAGAAAAGTTACTCTCAAAGATGAAGGAAAATACTTTTGCCGGTTCACCTCAGTAGAAAACGAATGTCatggaaaaataaatgttattgTGCAAG CTTCTCTCAGTAACTTTTTCCTTGCTATCGATCGCTGTGATAGAGAAAGCAGCTGTTTATTGTACCTCAACCCATCCCAGTCTATTTCTTTGACATGCACGGCACATAATGCTCCTCCTTTAATGACATTAAAGTGGTTTAACGGATCCAAGGAGATCACAGAAGGtattgaacaaaatgaaatattacctCAAAATGGCAATTCAAGAGAAATCACCAGTACAGTAGCCGCTGTCTATGGACATCCTGCATCCTTAACTTGTCAAGCAGTAGATCCGAAGAGAAGCAACGATGATGTAAGGTTTGCCCACGCTCAAGTTGAAATGGCAG TGCCTTTCATTGAAACATTGCCGAGTTGGATAATCGTAGCAGTAACTTTAGCAGGAGGCTTTATCGTCTTTGGGATATTTTTACTAATCAAAG CAAAGATTAAAGGAAAACAGCGGAAGAAATATAAGAAGCTGTATGTACACGTTCCAATAATTATGTTAACCCATTtccaattaataaaaatattacctTTGGTCTGCTTTATGATCATATTTATATCAGGAGTATGA
- the LOC139976864 gene encoding uncharacterized protein isoform X5, which translates to MENKVNGTVKEVFKLYTLQSNMTKLKERDEAIMKEKNVNLELHKKITTALGNDKVKNTIAEVKLRQKEEEIKREKNENVNLQDTLRRKEDEIKREKSETNKLREESAKKEHQLKELCQDSGGPL; encoded by the exons ATGGAGAACAAAGTGAATGGAACGGTAAAAGAAGTGTTTAAGCTGTACACACTACAATCCAACAtg ACTAAACTAAAGGAAAGGGATGAAGCTATAATGAAGGAAAAGAACGTAAATTTAGAGTTACAT AAAAAGATTACAACTGCGCTTGGAAATGATAAAGTGAAGAATACCATTGCCGAG GTTAAATTGAggcaaaaagaagaagaaataaagagagaaaagaacGAAAATGTCAATTTACAG GATACATTGAGGCGAAAAGAAGATgaaataaagagagaaaagagCGAAACTAACAAGTTACGG GAGGAATCTGCGAAGAAAGAACATCAATTGAAAGAGCTCTGTCAGGATTCGGGA GGTCCTCTCTAA
- the LOC139976864 gene encoding uncharacterized protein isoform X7, with the protein MENKVNGTVKEVFKLYTLQSNMTKLKERDEAIMKEKNVNLELHKKITTALGNDKVKNTIAEVKLRQKEEEIKREKNENVNLQRTSASAKGEPPLLRQDIIITNTKTCLCKHYSQS; encoded by the exons ATGGAGAACAAAGTGAATGGAACGGTAAAAGAAGTGTTTAAGCTGTACACACTACAATCCAACAtg ACTAAACTAAAGGAAAGGGATGAAGCTATAATGAAGGAAAAGAACGTAAATTTAGAGTTACAT AAAAAGATTACAACTGCGCTTGGAAATGATAAAGTGAAGAATACCATTGCCGAG GTTAAATTGAggcaaaaagaagaagaaataaagagagaaaagaacGAAAATGTCAATTTACAG aGAACGAGTGCAAGTGCCAAGGGAGAACCACCGTTGCTGAGACAAGATATTATAATAACCAATACTAAGACTTGTCTCTGTAAACATTACAGTCAATCCTAA
- the LOC139976859 gene encoding uncharacterized protein isoform X7 codes for MEKSVESKSCTFKGVMQYMTRCKSGTKLNTIKSKAKMLILRKLIITWMFPYFLIYVLHQALADKPNTVQTQTRLAKVGFSTEITCSFNFSDRDYYIIWYKNGNHLYKQEPATFPNIRKDGRVYAINEQEKTASLGIQKVRVGDAGEYYCKAVHTFTGKPMFQYWKIRVQDGPTIAPTRSVMENETFSAQCCVTLTYSTEPVKYLWSLGIPLVMTFRDSFDGNVTCSNVSFTAVRRFHNKLLVCTIQNELNSSTHKRINVLVPPTMNFQINGHETNATVFLANGTHVNFTCYAEDSMPKANISWKCGRKTCEGSPLNDLHKRLNSASLELFTTSSTINYMAMRNEDVICTAGMYGKRNWTKNVKISVFDLNPDRSRNNKLVHLVIILTGGVVLTGCLLIMRNKLCSHRTTLPYVNRETTLDNRYTHVAMSSRELSTIQSNRAEPFNIGQSKQEQGNRNRKNERKCLSADDVKLSFQLSGEGTITYWEGTLSSGDSSSSFTKVIAKSVSENACMKEILNFRALASTVIRLQTHENIVEVLGVSLEDVPYFIYQEYIETGTLKDVLMSGGSYKVAPSNYKKNVQLTTFAADVCEGMYFLAKQNYRHPGLSARKALLSSTGRCKLYDFWPADLATDVMNQILTKKIPPIAWLAPETVFIGNYLEKSDVWSFGVVLWEIFSLGKTPFGGLTCTEIENKLRRNETLEQPMACAGGIFGAMLSMWNPTIDERPSFESLQLTLRGYLNDMRQSCNYDADDEEPSYFTLNKYQIDDDYTEHMP; via the exons ATGGAGAAGTCCGTCGAGTCAAAATCATGTACATTCAAAGGAGTGATGCAATACATGACGAGGTGTAAGAGCGGAACGAAACTAAACACAATCAAAAGCAAAGCTAAAATGTTGATACTTAGAAAACTAATCATCACATGGATGTTTCCGTATTTCCTAATATATGTACTACATCAGGCGTTGGCAg ACAAACCAAACACGGTCCAAACGCAGACAAGATTGGCTAAAGTTGGATTCTCTACGGAAATAACATGTTCGTTTAATTTCTCTGACCgtgattattatataatatggtATAAAAACGGGAATCATTTATATAAACAAGAGCCAGCAACATTTCCTAACATTCGTAAAGATGGACGTGTCTATGCTATTAATGAACAAGAAAAAACTGCTTCATTAGGAATACAGAAAGTTCGTGTTGGAGACGCTGGGGAATATTACTGTAAAGCTGTTCATACTTTTACTGGTAAACCGATGTTCCAGTATTGGAAAATTAGGGTACAAG ATGGACCGACTATAGCCCCTACCAGATCTGTTATGGAGAATGAGACATTTTCAGCCCAATGCTGTGTGACATTAACTTATTCCACGGAGCCAGTGAAGTATTTATGGTCTCTTGGCATTCCATTGGTTATGACATTCAGAGACAGTTTTGACGGAAATGTCACCTGCAGTAATGTGTCATTTACCGCAGTAAGAAGATTTCACAACAAGTTACTTGTGTGCACAATACAAAACGAATTAAATTCTTCTACTCACAAGAGAATTAATGTACTGG TACCACCAACTATGAATTTTCAAATCAACGGTCATGAAACCAATGCGACTGTCTTCCTTGCAAACGGAACACACGTAAACTTTACGTGTTATGCTGAAGACTCAATGCCAAAAGCAAATATTTCCTGGAAATGTGGCAGAAAAACTTGTGAAGGTTCTCCATTGAATGATTTGCATAAAAGGTTGAACAGTGCGAGTTTAGAATTGTTCACCACAAGTTCAACAATCAACTACATGGCAATGCGGAACGAAGATGTCATTTGCACTGCTGGAATGTATGGAAAAAGAAACTGgaccaaaaatgtcaaaatctcTGTATTTG ATCTCAATCCGGACC GATCCAGAAATAATAAGTTAGTGCACCTTGTTATAATTCTGACTGGTGGCGTTGTCTTAACAGGATGTCTGTTAATCATGCGGAACAAACTTTGTT CGCATAGAACAACTTTACCATACGT AAACAGGGAGACTACCCTAGACAACCGCTATACACACGTTGCAATGAGTTCAAGAGAATTGTCTACAATTCAATCGAACCGTGCAGAGCCTTTTAATATTG GACAAAGTAAACAAGAGCAAGGAAACCGAAATCGTAAGAACGAACGAAAATGTTTGAGTGCCGACGATGTTAAGTTAAGTTTCCAGCTTTCTGGGGAAGGCACAATAACGTACTGGGAAGGAACCCTTTCGTCTGGGGACAGCTCATCGAGCTTTACCAAAGTCATCGCTAAATCTGTTTCAG AAAATGCGTGTATGAAAGAAATACTTAACTTTCGAGCTTTGGCAAGCACTGTTATCAGATTGCAAACACACGAAAACATCGTTGAAGTTCTGGGGGTTTCTCTTGAAGACG TGCCATATTTTATTTACCAAGAGTATATCGAAACGGGAACATTAAAGGACGTTTTGATGTCCGGTGGTTCATATAAGGTGGCTCCATCGAACTACAAAAAAAACGTACAGCTAACCACATTTGCAGCGGATGTTTGCGAAGGAATGTACTTTCTTGCCAAGCAAAAT TATCGACATCCAGGTTTATCAGCTAGGAAAGCACTACTCAGTTCTACCGGAAGATGTAAACTGTATGATTTCTGGCCTGCAGACTTAGCCACAGATGTTATGAACCAGATTCTAACAAAG AAAATTCCACCAATAGCATGGCTTGCTCCTGAGACAGTCTTTATTGGTAATTATTTGGAGAAGTCAGACGTTTGGAGTTTTGGCGTTGTCTTGTGGGAAATCTTCTCTTTAG GGAAAACACCATTTGGAGGTCTAACCTGTACTGAGATCGAAAACAAATTGAGACGTAACGAAACTTTGGAACAACCAATGGCGTGTGCAGGAGGAAT aTTTGGTGCTATGTTATCGATGTGGAATCCAACAATAGACGAACGACCATCTTTCGAAAGTCTACAGTTGACTCTTCGAGGATATTTGAATGACATGAGACAA TCATGTAACTACGATGCTGATGATGAAGAACCAAGCTATTTCACTTTAAACAAATATCAGATAGATGATGATTACACTGAGCACATGCCGTGA
- the LOC139976864 gene encoding uncharacterized protein isoform X4 — MENKVNGTVKEVFKLYTLQSNMTKLKERDEAIMKEKNVNLELHKKITTALGNDKVKNTIAEVKLRQKEEEIKREKNENVNLQDTLRRKEDEIKREKSETNKLRMTVAKATGKSTVAKEESAKKEHQLKELCQDSGGPL; from the exons ATGGAGAACAAAGTGAATGGAACGGTAAAAGAAGTGTTTAAGCTGTACACACTACAATCCAACAtg ACTAAACTAAAGGAAAGGGATGAAGCTATAATGAAGGAAAAGAACGTAAATTTAGAGTTACAT AAAAAGATTACAACTGCGCTTGGAAATGATAAAGTGAAGAATACCATTGCCGAG GTTAAATTGAggcaaaaagaagaagaaataaagagagaaaagaacGAAAATGTCAATTTACAG GATACATTGAGGCGAAAAGAAGATgaaataaagagagaaaagagCGAAACTAACAAGTTACGG ATGACGGTTGCAAAGGCTACAGGGAAAAGCACCGTTGCTAAG GAGGAATCTGCGAAGAAAGAACATCAATTGAAAGAGCTCTGTCAGGATTCGGGA GGTCCTCTCTAA
- the LOC139976864 gene encoding uncharacterized protein isoform X2 → MHFNFYFACVLQSIDLLSYIKLQILTVYWKMETFCAFMIVCFFAKSSAYQQSDSEAGRTTASTLVKEGLSAEIFCMVEGTGYYFWSKGESFHNSTLVASFTGGNGNKDNEPYVVTVHGTLFIRKVTLKDEGKYFCRFTSVENECHGKINVIVQASLSNFFLAIDRCDRESSCLLYLNPSQSISLTCTAHNAPPLMTLKWFNGSKEITEGIEQNEILPQNGNSREITSTVAAVYGHPASLTCQAVDPKRSNDDVRFAHAQVEMAVPFIETLPSWIIVAVTLAGGFIVFGIFLLIKAKIKGKQRKKYKKLYVHVPIIMLTHFQLIKILPLVCFMIIFISGV, encoded by the exons ATGCATTTTAACTTTT atttcgCCTGCGTCCTACAGAGTATCGACTTACTGTCTTACATAAAGCTGCAAATTTTGACAGTATATTGGAAAATGGAAACTTTCTGTGCATTTATGATTGTGTGCTTCTTTGCAAAATCCTCAG CCTACCAACAATCAGACAGTGAAGCAGGCAGAACCACAGCTTCAACTTTAGTCAAGGAAGGACTGTCGGCAGAGATATTTTGCATGGTAGAAGGAACTGGTTATTACTTCTGGAGCAAAGGAGAATCTTTTCATAATAGCACACTAGTGGCTTCGTTTACCGGTGGCAATGGCAATAAAGACAATGAACCGTATGTTGTAACAGTACATGGGACACTTTTCATTAGAAAAGTTACTCTCAAAGATGAAGGAAAATACTTTTGCCGGTTCACCTCAGTAGAAAACGAATGTCatggaaaaataaatgttattgTGCAAG CTTCTCTCAGTAACTTTTTCCTTGCTATCGATCGCTGTGATAGAGAAAGCAGCTGTTTATTGTACCTCAACCCATCCCAGTCTATTTCTTTGACATGCACGGCACATAATGCTCCTCCTTTAATGACATTAAAGTGGTTTAACGGATCCAAGGAGATCACAGAAGGtattgaacaaaatgaaatattacctCAAAATGGCAATTCAAGAGAAATCACCAGTACAGTAGCCGCTGTCTATGGACATCCTGCATCCTTAACTTGTCAAGCAGTAGATCCGAAGAGAAGCAACGATGATGTAAGGTTTGCCCACGCTCAAGTTGAAATGGCAG TGCCTTTCATTGAAACATTGCCGAGTTGGATAATCGTAGCAGTAACTTTAGCAGGAGGCTTTATCGTCTTTGGGATATTTTTACTAATCAAAG CAAAGATTAAAGGAAAACAGCGGAAGAAATATAAGAAGCTGTATGTACACGTTCCAATAATTATGTTAACCCATTtccaattaataaaaatattacctTTGGTCTGCTTTATGATCATATTTATATCAGGAGTATGA
- the LOC139976864 gene encoding uncharacterized protein isoform X6 has translation MENKVNGTVKEVFKLYTLQSNMTKLKERDEAIMKEKNVNLELHKKITTALGNDKVKNTIAEVKLRQKEEEIKREKNENVNLQDTLRRKEDEIKREKSETNKLRMTVAKATGKSTVAKGPL, from the exons ATGGAGAACAAAGTGAATGGAACGGTAAAAGAAGTGTTTAAGCTGTACACACTACAATCCAACAtg ACTAAACTAAAGGAAAGGGATGAAGCTATAATGAAGGAAAAGAACGTAAATTTAGAGTTACAT AAAAAGATTACAACTGCGCTTGGAAATGATAAAGTGAAGAATACCATTGCCGAG GTTAAATTGAggcaaaaagaagaagaaataaagagagaaaagaacGAAAATGTCAATTTACAG GATACATTGAGGCGAAAAGAAGATgaaataaagagagaaaagagCGAAACTAACAAGTTACGG ATGACGGTTGCAAAGGCTACAGGGAAAAGCACCGTTGCTAAG GGTCCTCTCTAA